A stretch of the Nitrospinota bacterium genome encodes the following:
- a CDS encoding PAS domain S-box protein, which translates to MEQLTKKSGGISPKIRREMPLGNQQELTRRLREAERAMNIAAVLAAPDGTLDQRLNLCLALVLQQFEAERGSIMLIDRETRELVVRASIPGRVLGYRQPLAGNSIAARVVQQGEIFNCEATAKCGLASLITHKDYKKEAFIVYPIACKGGVLGVFNITDKKTGVFTGEDEEALGRFIDRIAATIENAELHERLMLNEQRLNEAKESYHRLVELAPDPIVIHADGTILYANDACVRIVGGTKEDIAANKHLRDYLHPDSLPKLRERLRLQTTEAESLPPVEYQMFGAAGALLTIEVMSSRVVYNGQKAYQAIFRDISRRKAEEAELRRAKEEAEQATALKDSFVSLVSHDLKTPVALILTMLQVARKNADGVLEEQDRLMLNRAQENAEAMQNIIERLLDINLLQTGKLTARKRFFDLAALVHEAVAVAAPLAAVKEVTISVAIPTGRHIYADHELIWQVMENLLSNALKFSRPGGTVTVDAPKDRQYTFAVADNGVGIKQEMIPMLFRPDVKTTTLGTGGEKGTGLGLPFCHEAITAHDGTITVESETNKGTTFRVALPDTRPTMLVVDANDEDRALIRKFLGHLEAHVIEAEGEGEALRKAAADKPHLIAAGIHFENKNGTTLLESLRDTPATRLIPVIAMTTDASMENRERAFSLGAKDVLAKPPREQDFIHRIKRLIYC; encoded by the coding sequence ATGGAACAGTTGACAAAAAAATCGGGGGGTATCTCCCCAAAAATCCGCAGAGAGATGCCGCTCGGCAATCAACAAGAATTAACCCGGCGGTTGCGCGAAGCTGAGCGCGCCATGAACATCGCCGCCGTTCTGGCCGCGCCGGATGGAACGCTGGATCAGAGACTCAATCTATGCCTCGCACTGGTTCTGCAGCAATTCGAGGCGGAACGCGGCTCCATCATGCTCATCGACCGCGAGACCCGCGAGTTGGTGGTGCGCGCCTCGATTCCGGGCCGGGTGCTGGGCTACCGCCAACCGCTGGCCGGTAATTCCATCGCCGCGCGGGTCGTTCAGCAGGGGGAAATATTCAACTGTGAGGCAACCGCCAAATGCGGGCTGGCCTCCCTTATTACCCACAAAGATTATAAAAAAGAGGCCTTCATCGTCTATCCCATCGCCTGCAAAGGAGGGGTGTTGGGAGTGTTCAATATCACCGATAAAAAGACGGGCGTTTTCACCGGTGAGGATGAAGAGGCCTTGGGCCGCTTCATCGACCGCATCGCGGCAACCATAGAAAACGCCGAGTTGCACGAACGGCTCATGCTCAACGAACAACGGTTGAACGAAGCGAAGGAATCCTACCATCGGCTCGTTGAGTTGGCCCCCGACCCCATCGTCATCCATGCCGATGGTACCATTCTCTACGCCAACGATGCCTGCGTGCGGATAGTTGGCGGAACCAAAGAGGATATCGCCGCAAACAAGCACCTGCGCGATTACCTGCACCCCGATTCTTTGCCGAAGTTGCGGGAACGCCTCCGGTTGCAAACCACCGAGGCGGAATCGCTTCCCCCGGTGGAATACCAAATGTTCGGCGCGGCCGGCGCACTGCTTACAATTGAGGTCATGTCGTCCCGCGTCGTTTACAACGGCCAAAAAGCGTATCAGGCGATTTTCCGCGACATCAGCCGCCGCAAGGCCGAGGAAGCCGAGTTGCGCCGCGCCAAGGAAGAAGCCGAACAGGCCACCGCGCTGAAAGACTCGTTCGTCTCCCTCGTTTCGCACGACCTCAAAACTCCGGTTGCCCTTATCCTCACCATGCTTCAGGTGGCGCGGAAAAACGCCGACGGCGTCTTGGAAGAACAGGATCGCCTTATGCTGAACCGCGCGCAGGAAAACGCCGAGGCAATGCAGAACATCATCGAACGGCTGCTCGACATCAACCTGCTGCAAACCGGCAAGCTCACCGCGCGCAAACGGTTCTTCGATCTTGCGGCGCTGGTGCATGAGGCCGTGGCGGTGGCCGCCCCGCTGGCGGCGGTCAAAGAAGTAACCATATCCGTGGCAATCCCAACCGGACGCCACATCTACGCCGATCATGAACTGATCTGGCAGGTCATGGAAAACCTGCTTTCCAACGCCCTGAAGTTTTCCCGCCCCGGCGGCACCGTGACGGTGGACGCGCCGAAGGACCGGCAGTATACCTTTGCCGTGGCGGACAACGGCGTTGGCATCAAACAAGAGATGATCCCGATGCTTTTCAGGCCGGATGTGAAAACCACCACCCTCGGCACCGGCGGCGAAAAAGGAACCGGGCTTGGCCTCCCTTTCTGCCATGAAGCAATTACCGCCCACGATGGCACGATCACGGTGGAATCGGAAACGAACAAGGGAACCACCTTCCGCGTCGCCCTGCCGGATACGCGTCCCACAATGCTGGTGGTGGATGCCAATGACGAAGACCGCGCCCTTATCCGCAAGTTTCTCGGCCACCTGGAAGCTCATGTCATTGAAGCGGAGGGGGAAGGGGAAGCGTTGCGCAAGGCGGCGGCGGACAAACCCCACCTCATCGCCGCCGGTATTC
- a CDS encoding thermonuclease family protein: MRRFALLAAALLFLVPAASRADQYVVKGPFAVKKVIDGDTLELANGEHIRLIGIDAPELHHPELPVQRFSREAADFLLKTLDGQNVTLEIIPGDERDPYHRLLAYVYAGKKMLNEELIRNGYAFAYAKGTHPRLTQFLGLENEARRAHRGLWDYSPRDGRLANIIERYGALNPEGRDQFDAALDGIIVRYPLEPKTAPPPSPAAAIPWREAEKHEGKTVTVEGLIAATHNSGKACFLNFDKDYKHTLTLVIFEKRFAAFPKNPERYYKGKTVRVTGTAIRHGGRPEIILERPEQIAVLK; the protein is encoded by the coding sequence ATGCGGCGGTTCGCGCTGCTGGCCGCCGCGCTGCTCTTCCTCGTGCCAGCCGCTTCGCGCGCGGATCAATACGTTGTCAAAGGCCCGTTCGCCGTGAAAAAGGTCATCGATGGCGATACGCTGGAGTTGGCCAACGGCGAACATATCCGCCTCATCGGAATCGACGCGCCGGAGCTGCACCACCCGGAACTGCCGGTACAGCGATTTTCCCGTGAGGCGGCGGATTTTTTGCTGAAAACGTTGGATGGCCAAAACGTAACGCTGGAAATCATCCCCGGCGATGAGCGCGATCCCTACCACCGCCTGCTCGCCTACGTCTATGCGGGAAAGAAGATGCTGAACGAAGAACTGATCCGCAACGGCTATGCCTTTGCCTATGCCAAGGGGACACACCCGCGGCTGACGCAATTCCTGGGGCTGGAAAATGAGGCCCGCCGCGCGCACCGCGGGCTGTGGGACTATTCCCCGCGCGACGGACGGCTGGCGAACATCATCGAACGCTACGGCGCCTTGAACCCCGAAGGGCGTGATCAGTTTGATGCGGCGCTCGATGGAATAATAGTCCGCTATCCGCTGGAACCAAAAACCGCGCCGCCGCCCTCCCCCGCCGCCGCGATACCGTGGCGGGAGGCGGAGAAGCATGAAGGGAAAACGGTAACCGTCGAGGGACTTATCGCCGCCACCCACAACAGCGGCAAGGCCTGCTTCCTCAACTTCGATAAAGACTACAAGCACACCCTCACACTGGTGATATTTGAAAAAAGATTCGCCGCGTTCCCCAAAAATCCCGAACGCTACTACAAGGGAAAAACGGTGCGGGTGACCGGAACCGCCATCCGCCACGGTGGCCGCCCCGAGATCATCCTTGAACGCCCCGAACAGATAGCCGTTCTCAAATAG
- the mqnC gene encoding dehypoxanthine futalosine cyclase: MNRITNAEALALLQSGDLIALGKRADEMRRRFHPDNVVSYIIDRNINYTNICVSGCLFCAFFRTAKSDEGYILPYEEIKQKIHETKELGGIQILMQGGLHPAWKIGDYENLLRRIKADFDIHLHAFSPPEIRHIAALSGLSTEETIRRLKEAGLDSIPGGGAEILVDRVRNRLSPNKCSAAEWLEVMRTAHKLGLKTTATMMFGHIETLEERVEHLEKLRELQDETGGFTAFIPWPFQPDNTPLKNKGIRKKIGALDYIRTLAVSRIFLDNIPNIQASWVTQGSKVAQMALFFGANDMGSTMIEENVVKAAGVSFRLGEKDIRRLVRDAGFIPRRRAQDYALLPEPAGV; the protein is encoded by the coding sequence GTGAACAGGATCACCAACGCGGAAGCGCTGGCCCTGCTGCAAAGCGGCGATCTCATCGCGCTGGGAAAGCGGGCGGACGAAATGCGCCGCCGTTTCCATCCTGATAACGTCGTTTCCTACATCATTGACCGGAACATCAACTACACCAACATATGCGTCTCCGGCTGCCTCTTCTGCGCTTTTTTCCGCACCGCCAAATCGGACGAGGGATACATCCTCCCCTACGAGGAGATCAAACAAAAAATCCATGAAACAAAAGAACTCGGCGGCATCCAGATTCTGATGCAGGGCGGGTTGCACCCGGCTTGGAAAATCGGCGACTACGAAAACCTCCTGCGCCGGATAAAGGCCGATTTCGACATCCACCTCCACGCCTTCTCCCCGCCGGAAATCCGCCACATCGCCGCGCTAAGCGGCCTTTCAACGGAAGAGACCATCCGCCGCCTGAAAGAAGCCGGGCTTGACAGCATCCCTGGCGGCGGCGCGGAAATACTGGTGGACCGCGTCCGCAACCGGCTCTCCCCCAACAAATGCTCCGCCGCCGAATGGCTGGAGGTGATGCGGACCGCGCACAAGCTCGGCCTCAAAACCACCGCCACCATGATGTTCGGCCACATCGAAACGCTGGAGGAGCGCGTGGAGCATTTGGAAAAATTGAGGGAATTGCAAGACGAAACCGGCGGCTTCACCGCCTTCATCCCTTGGCCCTTCCAGCCGGACAACACCCCGCTGAAAAACAAGGGAATACGAAAGAAAATCGGCGCGCTGGACTACATCCGGACGCTCGCCGTCAGCCGCATCTTCCTCGACAACATCCCGAACATCCAGGCATCGTGGGTGACGCAGGGAAGCAAGGTGGCGCAGATGGCGCTCTTCTTCGGCGCGAACGATATGGGAAGCACCATGATAGAGGAAAACGTGGTTAAGGCCGCGGGCGTTTCGTTCCGCCTTGGTGAAAAGGACATCCGCCGCCTCGTCCGCGACGCAGGCTTCATCCCCCGCCGCCGCGCGCAGGACTACGCGCTGCTTCCCGAACCGGCGGGGGTATAA
- a CDS encoding HlyC/CorC family transporter yields MMELPVTLILVTICVVMEGFFSGTELALISLNRHRLAHLIEQKDSAALLLERQFKNPANLYATTSIGTNLFVVTGTAIMTAYVSRLDMIDPDLWTVLIMSPVTLLFGEIFPKALFQMWADRISYLAVYPLALAQKLFTPVLWITAGGTKALMRIAGVEEGHDIREVSLEEIRHILRVGDKKLDLHPDEQKMINRIFGLRNITVEQCMVPLIHLTAVERNEPMESVRRKFEETRFSRMPVFSERFFNIIGIVNAFDILRYGSAARTAAPITRPAFYVYKKKKVDDLLSEMQQTGVQMAVVVNEYSDAIGIVTREDMVEEIFGEIEDEYDREQESPQARETAPNRWVADGTAEIDHLNDRFGLNLPLGDYETLAGYILTSLDHIPRKGETVTLELYSFLIREATERGLKQVEITRNPAVQA; encoded by the coding sequence ATGATGGAACTGCCGGTAACGCTCATTCTCGTGACCATCTGCGTGGTGATGGAGGGCTTTTTCTCCGGCACCGAGTTGGCCCTCATTTCGCTCAACCGCCACCGCCTGGCCCACCTGATAGAGCAAAAGGATTCCGCCGCGCTGCTGCTGGAACGCCAGTTCAAAAATCCGGCGAACCTGTACGCGACGACCTCCATCGGCACCAACCTCTTCGTGGTGACCGGCACCGCCATTATGACCGCGTACGTCAGCCGGCTTGATATGATCGACCCCGACCTCTGGACCGTCCTCATCATGTCGCCGGTCACGCTCCTCTTCGGCGAGATTTTCCCCAAGGCGCTGTTCCAGATGTGGGCCGACCGCATCTCTTACCTCGCCGTCTATCCGCTCGCTTTGGCCCAAAAGCTCTTCACCCCCGTCCTTTGGATCACGGCGGGGGGCACCAAGGCGCTGATGCGGATCGCCGGCGTGGAGGAGGGACACGACATCCGCGAAGTGAGTCTGGAGGAAATTCGCCACATCCTCCGCGTCGGCGACAAAAAACTCGACCTGCACCCCGACGAGCAGAAGATGATCAACCGCATCTTCGGACTGCGCAACATCACCGTGGAACAGTGCATGGTGCCGCTGATCCATCTCACCGCCGTGGAGCGCAACGAACCGATGGAAAGCGTGCGGCGCAAATTCGAGGAAACCCGGTTCTCCCGCATGCCGGTCTTCAGCGAAAGGTTTTTTAACATTATCGGCATCGTGAACGCCTTCGACATCCTGCGCTACGGTTCCGCCGCGCGCACCGCCGCCCCCATCACCCGCCCCGCCTTCTACGTCTACAAAAAGAAAAAAGTGGACGACCTCCTTTCCGAGATGCAGCAGACCGGCGTGCAGATGGCCGTGGTGGTGAACGAATACTCCGACGCCATCGGCATCGTCACCCGCGAAGACATGGTGGAGGAAATTTTCGGGGAGATAGAGGACGAATACGACCGCGAGCAGGAATCGCCGCAGGCCCGCGAAACCGCCCCCAACCGCTGGGTTGCCGACGGCACCGCCGAGATCGACCACCTCAACGACCGCTTCGGCCTCAACCTGCCGCTGGGGGACTACGAGACCCTCGCCGGCTACATACTCACCTCGCTGGACCACATTCCGCGCAAAGGCGAAACCGTTACGCTGGAACTTTACTCCTTCCTTATCCGGGAAGCGACCGAGCGCGGCCTCAAGCAGGTGGAGATAACCCGCAATCCGGCGGTGCAGGCGTGA
- a CDS encoding HlyC/CorC family transporter, producing MDPWLLFHLVLLFILLLMSAFFSAAEVALFSLSRLQVENLREHEGKAGRGVAALLERPRRLLVTIYTGNELVNVSFAAVSTIVALHFFQESGVAVAVGASTLVLLMFGEISPKSFALKYAERYALFAAGPLQLFARIIFPLQAAITWITNRALGSASEKSGEGIAGITEDEIKTMLDHGEDKGVIEALEKEMILNVFELGDITAIDVMTPRTQLFAVDIGLGTAEIARRAINSNFSRIPVYRGAIDHIAGIIYTKDLMNPALAAAERPEDLLREAYFIPGTKKVDELLRAFRKGKIHMAVILDEYGGVEGIVTLEDILERVVGEERAASMNGVKQVDQRHFQIAGRMPMEDFNEHFNAAFEHEDIETIGGFVFHLFGRMPRWGESVTHGRFTFTVQKLKAALISQLLVTVADEPPPAEGGEEEGK from the coding sequence ATGGATCCTTGGCTGCTGTTCCACCTCGTCCTCCTTTTCATCCTGCTGCTGATGTCCGCCTTTTTTTCGGCGGCGGAGGTGGCCCTCTTTTCGCTTTCCCGCCTGCAGGTGGAAAACCTGCGCGAACACGAAGGAAAAGCGGGCCGCGGCGTCGCCGCCCTGCTGGAAAGGCCCCGCCGCCTGCTGGTGACCATCTACACCGGCAACGAACTGGTGAACGTTTCATTCGCCGCCGTCTCCACCATCGTGGCGTTGCACTTCTTCCAGGAAAGCGGCGTGGCGGTGGCGGTGGGTGCGTCCACGCTGGTGTTGCTCATGTTCGGGGAAATCTCCCCCAAATCCTTCGCCCTGAAATACGCCGAGCGCTACGCCCTCTTCGCCGCCGGCCCGCTTCAGCTTTTCGCCCGCATCATCTTCCCCTTGCAGGCGGCCATCACATGGATCACCAACCGCGCCCTCGGCAGCGCCAGCGAAAAAAGCGGCGAAGGAATCGCCGGCATCACCGAGGACGAGATTAAAACGATGCTCGACCACGGCGAAGACAAAGGGGTTATCGAAGCGCTGGAAAAAGAGATGATCCTCAACGTCTTCGAGCTGGGGGACATCACCGCCATCGACGTGATGACTCCCCGCACCCAGCTTTTCGCCGTCGACATTGGGCTGGGAACCGCCGAGATCGCCCGCCGCGCCATAAACTCGAATTTTTCCCGCATCCCCGTTTACCGCGGCGCCATCGACCATATCGCGGGGATCATCTACACCAAAGACCTGATGAACCCCGCCCTGGCCGCCGCGGAACGCCCCGAAGACCTCCTGCGCGAGGCCTACTTCATCCCCGGCACCAAAAAAGTGGACGAACTGCTGCGCGCGTTCCGCAAAGGCAAAATCCACATGGCGGTGATCCTGGATGAATACGGCGGCGTGGAGGGAATCGTCACGCTGGAGGACATCCTTGAGCGCGTGGTGGGCGAGGAGCGCGCCGCCTCCATGAACGGCGTGAAGCAGGTGGATCAGCGGCATTTTCAGATAGCGGGCCGCATGCCGATGGAAGACTTCAACGAGCACTTCAACGCGGCGTTCGAACACGAAGACATCGAGACCATCGGCGGTTTTGTATTCCACCTCTTCGGGCGGATGCCCCGCTGGGGGGAATCGGTGACGCATGGCCGCTTCACCTTCACCGTGCAGAAGCTCAAGGCGGCCCTCATCTCGCAGTTGCTGGTGACGGTGGCCGATGAACCGCCGCCCGCGGAAGGCGGAGAGGAGGAAGGCAAATGA